One window from the genome of Epinephelus moara isolate mb chromosome 5, YSFRI_EMoa_1.0, whole genome shotgun sequence encodes:
- the slc24a2 gene encoding sodium/potassium/calcium exchanger 2-like isoform X1 codes for MDFLLPIRSPDRMASSSSEPLLGNHSSCTRHHYHGVKRKLRPGRILGFIISMVAVCTFCSWSALSLVTTVAKELESSAEGSAEAAVPQRTLLQYHNLSTTPEDTPVAMKSSDMLEMNHGDYPTDYFSVEERRQGYVVFHMFGMLYMFIALAIVCDEFFVPALTVITEKLQISDDVAGATFMAAGGSAPELFTSVIGVFVSHSNVGIGTIVGSAVFNILFVIGMCALFSKEVLNLTWWPLFRDVSFYIIGLLMLIYFFLDNQITLRESISLLMCYTCYVTFMKFNAKVELVVKSLLGSNQVDELETAPKVNVPGDDENKLTAKPRLQREGSCASLHNSLMRNSIFQLMIHTLDPLSDEGMARFKEKASILHKMAKQKCKEEAANGVGAAPQAQPPRNSDKNIPNSSNVAVEVTPPMNGVAGGDEGGEEEEDEDQPLSLAWPDTTRKQLTYLFVMPIVLPLWLTLPDVRRETSEKFFPITFLGSISWIAFFSYLMVWWAHQVGETFWITEEIMGLTILAAGTSIPDLITSVIVARKGLGDMAVSSSVGSNIFDITVGLPFPWLVYNILNDFKPVEVSSNGLFCAIVLLFLMLLFVIISIAACKWRMSKFLGFLMFLLYFVFLIVSVMLEDKVIICPVTI; via the exons ATGGATTTCCTGCTACCCATAAGAAGTCCAGATAGGATGGCTTCCTCCAGCTCTGAGCCTCTTCTGGGCAATCACAGCAGCTGCACCAGGCACCACTACCATGGCGTCAAAAGAAAGCTGCGGCCTGGGCGGATTCTAGGTTTCATTATCAGTATGGTGGCAGTCTGCACATTCTGTTCATGGAGTGCCTTGTCGCTGGTCACAACGGTGGCCAAGGAGCTGGAATCGTCCGCCGAGGGCTCAGCGGAGGCGGCAGTGCCCCAAAGAACTCTTCTGCAGTACCACAACCTCTCCACCACACCAGAAGACACACCGGTGGCCATGAAATCATCAGATATGTTAGAGATGAACCACGGGGACTACCCAACAGACTACTTCAGCGTGGAGGAGAGACGCCAGGGCTATGTGGTTTTTCATATGTTTGGCATGTTGTACATGTTCATAGCCTTAGCCATCGTCTGTGATGAGTTCTTTGTTCCTGCGCTCACTGTCATCACAGAGAAGCTGCAGATCTCTGATGATGTAGCAGGAGCCACATTCATGGCAGCAGGTGGCTCAGCCCCAGAGCTCTTCACCTCCGTCATAGGAGTCTTCGTCTCCCACAGTAACGTTGGTATCGGTACAATTGTGGGCTCGGCCGTCTTCAACATCCTTTTTGTGATTGGGATGTGCGCCCTGTTCTCCAAAGAGGTTTTGAACCTCACCTGGTGGCCTCTGTTCAGAGACGTCTCGTTCTATATCATTGGCCTGCTCATGCTCATCTATTTCTTTCTGGATAATCAAATCACACTGAGGGAAAGTATTAGCCTGCTGATGTGCTACACCTGCTACGTGACGTTCATGAAGTTCAATGCAAAAGTAGAACTTGTCGTCAAATCCCTCCTGGGCAGCAACCAGGTGGACGAGCTGGAGACTGCACCAAAG gtaaaTGTACCTGGAGATGATGAGAACAAGCTGACG GCCAAACCAAGGCTGCAGAGGGAAGGCAGCTGCGCCTCTCTACACAACTCACTGATGAGAAACAGCATCTTCCAGCTCATGATCCACACTCTCGACCCTCTCAGTGACGAAGGTATGG CTCGTTTCAAAGAGAAGGCATCGATCCTTCACAAAATGGCCAAGCAGAAATGTAAAGAAGAAGCTGCCAACGGTGtag GAGCTGCTCCCCAGGCACAACCTCCAAGAAATT CTGATAAAAACATCCCCAACAGTTCAAACGTTGCAGTGGAAGTCACACCACCCATGAATGGTGTTGCGGGAGGAGACGAG ggtggtgaggaagaggaggatgaagaccAGCCTCTGAGCCTTGCCTGGCCCGACACCACCAGGAAACAGCTCACCTACCTCTTCGTCATGCCCATTGTCCTTCCACTGTGGCTCACACTACCCGACGTCAGGAGAGAG aCCTCAGAAAAGTTCTTCCCCATCACTTTCCTCGGCTCCATTTCTTGGATTGCTTTCTTCTCCTACCTTATGGTGTGGTGGGCTCACCAG GTTGGAGAAACATTCTGGATCACAGAGGAGATAATGGGTCTGACCATTTTAGCTGCTGGCACTTCAATCCCTGACCTGATCACCAGTGTAATTGTAGCCCGAAAGGGCCTTGGTGACATGGCTGTGTCCAGCTCTGTGGGCTCCAACATCTTTGATATCACTGTGGG TCTGCCGTTCCCCTGGCTCGTTTACAACATCCTCAATGACTTCAAGCCGGTGGAGGTGAGCAGCAATGGCTTGTTCTGCGCCatcgtcctcctcttcctcatgcTCCTCTTTGTCATCATCTCCATCGCGGCTTGCAAGTGGAGAATGAGCAAGTTCCTGGGCTTTTTGATGTTCCTGCTCTACTTCGTATTCCTCATTGTCAGCGTCATGCTGGAGGACAAAGTCATCATCTGTCCTGTCACCATCTGA
- the nansa gene encoding N-acetylneuraminic acid synthase a yields MPLEFELCPGRMIGGSHPCFIIAEIGQNHQGDIEIAKQMIKMAKDCGADCAKFQKSELEYKFNKQALERPYKSAHSWGKTYGDHKRHLEFSHEQYRELQEYAKEVGIYFTASGMDEMAVEFLHELNVPFFKVGSGDTNNFPYLEKTAKKGRPMVVSSGMQSMETMRQVYKIVKAHNPNFAILQCTSAYPLEAEDVNLRVIAEYQKEFPDIPIGYSGHESGTSISIAAVALGAKVVERHVTLDKTWKGSDHAASLLPSELAELVRSIRLVERALGNGIKKMLPCEKACHDKLGKSLVAKVKIPKGTTLTQDMLTVKVAEPKGVAPEDIFELVGKTVTEDVEEDESVLPEVVDQYCKKKKC; encoded by the exons ATGCCTCTAGAGTTTGAGCTGTGCCCCGGCAGGATGATCGGAGGAAGTCACCCGTGCTTCATCATAGCCGAAATTGGACAAAACCACCAGGGAGACATTGAGATTGCCAAGCAAATGATAAAAATGGCAAAG GACTGTGGTGCTGACTGTGCCAAATTCCAGAAAAGTGAATTAGAGTACAAATTCAACAAGCAGGCCTTGGAGCGCCCCTACAAATCTGCCCACTCCTGGGGAAAAACCTACGGAGACCACAAGCGCCACCTGGAGTTCAGCCATGAGCAGTACAGGGAGCTGCAGGAATATGCCAAGGAAGTAGGGATCTACTTCACCGCCTCAGGGATGGACGAG ATGGCAGTGGAGTTTCTCCATGAGCTCAATGTGCCTTTCTTTAAAGTGGGCTCTGGAGACACCAACAACTTCCCCTATCTGGAGAAGACTGCCAAGAAAG GACGTCCCATGGTGGTGTCCAGCGGGATGCAGAGCATGGAGACGATGCGTCAGGTCTACAAAATAGTGAAGGCGCACAACCCAAACTTTGCCATCCTGCAGTGCACCAGCGCCTACCCTCTGGAAGCTGAGGACGTCAACCTCAGAGTGATAGCG GAATACCAGAAGGAATTTCCAGACATTCCCATTGGGTATTCTGGCCACGAGTCTGGGACCAGCATTTCAATTGCAGCTGTAGCTCTGGGGGCAAAGGTCGTGGAGCGCCATGTAACCTTGGACAAGACGTGGAAAGGAAGTGATCATGCAGCCTCGCTGTTGCCCAGTGAGCTTGCAGAACTGGTTCGTTCAATCCGACTGGTGGAGAGGGCGCTGGGAAACGGCATCAAAAAGATGCTACCTTGTGAGAAGGCGTGCCATGATAAG CTGGGAAAATCCTTGGTGGCCAAGGTGAAGATCCCCAAAGGAACCACTCTGACTCAGGACATGTTGACGGTGAAGGTGGCCGAGCCTAAGGGCGTCGCGCCTGAGGACATCTTCGAGCTGGTTGGTAAGACTGTGACGGAGGACGTGGAGGAGGACGAGAGCGTCTTGCCAGAGGTGGTGGATCAGTACtgcaagaagaagaagtgcTGA
- the slc24a2 gene encoding sodium/potassium/calcium exchanger 2-like isoform X4, whose protein sequence is MDFLLPIRSPDRMASSSSEPLLGNHSSCTRHHYHGVKRKLRPGRILGFIISMVAVCTFCSWSALSLVTTVAKELESSAEGSAEAAVPQRTLLQYHNLSTTPEDTPVAMKSSDMLEMNHGDYPTDYFSVEERRQGYVVFHMFGMLYMFIALAIVCDEFFVPALTVITEKLQISDDVAGATFMAAGGSAPELFTSVIGVFVSHSNVGIGTIVGSAVFNILFVIGMCALFSKEVLNLTWWPLFRDVSFYIIGLLMLIYFFLDNQITLRESISLLMCYTCYVTFMKFNAKVELVVKSLLGSNQVDELETAPKVNVPGDDENKLTAKPRLQREGSCASLHNSLMRNSIFQLMIHTLDPLSDEARFKEKASILHKMAKQKCKEEAANGVADKNIPNSSNVAVEVTPPMNGVAGGDEGGEEEEDEDQPLSLAWPDTTRKQLTYLFVMPIVLPLWLTLPDVRRETSEKFFPITFLGSISWIAFFSYLMVWWAHQVGETFWITEEIMGLTILAAGTSIPDLITSVIVARKGLGDMAVSSSVGSNIFDITVGLPFPWLVYNILNDFKPVEVSSNGLFCAIVLLFLMLLFVIISIAACKWRMSKFLGFLMFLLYFVFLIVSVMLEDKVIICPVTI, encoded by the exons ATGGATTTCCTGCTACCCATAAGAAGTCCAGATAGGATGGCTTCCTCCAGCTCTGAGCCTCTTCTGGGCAATCACAGCAGCTGCACCAGGCACCACTACCATGGCGTCAAAAGAAAGCTGCGGCCTGGGCGGATTCTAGGTTTCATTATCAGTATGGTGGCAGTCTGCACATTCTGTTCATGGAGTGCCTTGTCGCTGGTCACAACGGTGGCCAAGGAGCTGGAATCGTCCGCCGAGGGCTCAGCGGAGGCGGCAGTGCCCCAAAGAACTCTTCTGCAGTACCACAACCTCTCCACCACACCAGAAGACACACCGGTGGCCATGAAATCATCAGATATGTTAGAGATGAACCACGGGGACTACCCAACAGACTACTTCAGCGTGGAGGAGAGACGCCAGGGCTATGTGGTTTTTCATATGTTTGGCATGTTGTACATGTTCATAGCCTTAGCCATCGTCTGTGATGAGTTCTTTGTTCCTGCGCTCACTGTCATCACAGAGAAGCTGCAGATCTCTGATGATGTAGCAGGAGCCACATTCATGGCAGCAGGTGGCTCAGCCCCAGAGCTCTTCACCTCCGTCATAGGAGTCTTCGTCTCCCACAGTAACGTTGGTATCGGTACAATTGTGGGCTCGGCCGTCTTCAACATCCTTTTTGTGATTGGGATGTGCGCCCTGTTCTCCAAAGAGGTTTTGAACCTCACCTGGTGGCCTCTGTTCAGAGACGTCTCGTTCTATATCATTGGCCTGCTCATGCTCATCTATTTCTTTCTGGATAATCAAATCACACTGAGGGAAAGTATTAGCCTGCTGATGTGCTACACCTGCTACGTGACGTTCATGAAGTTCAATGCAAAAGTAGAACTTGTCGTCAAATCCCTCCTGGGCAGCAACCAGGTGGACGAGCTGGAGACTGCACCAAAG gtaaaTGTACCTGGAGATGATGAGAACAAGCTGACG GCCAAACCAAGGCTGCAGAGGGAAGGCAGCTGCGCCTCTCTACACAACTCACTGATGAGAAACAGCATCTTCCAGCTCATGATCCACACTCTCGACCCTCTCAGTGACGAAG CTCGTTTCAAAGAGAAGGCATCGATCCTTCACAAAATGGCCAAGCAGAAATGTAAAGAAGAAGCTGCCAACGGTGtag CTGATAAAAACATCCCCAACAGTTCAAACGTTGCAGTGGAAGTCACACCACCCATGAATGGTGTTGCGGGAGGAGACGAG ggtggtgaggaagaggaggatgaagaccAGCCTCTGAGCCTTGCCTGGCCCGACACCACCAGGAAACAGCTCACCTACCTCTTCGTCATGCCCATTGTCCTTCCACTGTGGCTCACACTACCCGACGTCAGGAGAGAG aCCTCAGAAAAGTTCTTCCCCATCACTTTCCTCGGCTCCATTTCTTGGATTGCTTTCTTCTCCTACCTTATGGTGTGGTGGGCTCACCAG GTTGGAGAAACATTCTGGATCACAGAGGAGATAATGGGTCTGACCATTTTAGCTGCTGGCACTTCAATCCCTGACCTGATCACCAGTGTAATTGTAGCCCGAAAGGGCCTTGGTGACATGGCTGTGTCCAGCTCTGTGGGCTCCAACATCTTTGATATCACTGTGGG TCTGCCGTTCCCCTGGCTCGTTTACAACATCCTCAATGACTTCAAGCCGGTGGAGGTGAGCAGCAATGGCTTGTTCTGCGCCatcgtcctcctcttcctcatgcTCCTCTTTGTCATCATCTCCATCGCGGCTTGCAAGTGGAGAATGAGCAAGTTCCTGGGCTTTTTGATGTTCCTGCTCTACTTCGTATTCCTCATTGTCAGCGTCATGCTGGAGGACAAAGTCATCATCTGTCCTGTCACCATCTGA
- the xpa gene encoding DNA repair protein complementing XP-A cells gives MDLSESQEVDAAGPGPEHSPKPELSAAMRAKIERNRQRALLLRQARLASRPLSAIEGATSAKVSKTIDSGAGFFIEEEEDGQEEQRTRKVVHQPAPVIEPDYLVCDDCQKPFMDSYLSNSFDLHVCDKCRDNDEKHKLISRTEAKQQFLLKDCDLDKREPPLRFILKKNPHNPRWGDMKLYLKVQVEKRSMEVWGSEEALEEAKETREENREVQKQKRFNKKVKELRRAVRSSMWTKDTSVHQHQYGPEEVVDAEEDLYKKICTTCGHELTYEKM, from the exons ATGGATCTGTCAGAGTCTCAGGAAGTGGACGCTGCCGGTCCCGGACCTGAGCATAGTCCTAAACCCGAGCTGTCTGCAGCGATGCGGGCTAAAATCGAGCGGAACCGGCAGCGAGCGTTGCTGCTCCGGCAAGCCCGACTAGCGAGCCGCCCTTTGTCCGCTATCGAGGGCGCAACTTCGGCCAAAGTCTCCAAGACCATCGACTCCGGTGCCGGGTTCTTCatcgaggaggaggaggacggacAGGAAGAGCAGAGGACCAGGAAAGTTGTGCATcagccag CTCCAGTGATTGAGCCAGACTACCTGGTGTGTGATGACTGTCAGAAACCCTTTATGGACTCGTACCTCAGCAACAGCTTTGACCTGCATGTCTGTGACAAgtgcag agACAATGACGAGAAGCATAAGCTGATCTCCAGAACTGAGGCCAAGCAGCAGTTCCTGCTGAAGGACTGTGACCTGGACAAGAGAGAGCCTCCGCTCAGGTTTATACTGAAGAAAAACCCCCATAACCCTCGCTGGGGGGACATGAAGCTCTACCTCAAAGTACAg GTGGAGAAGAGAAGTATGGAGGTGTGGGGTTCAGAGGAGGCTCTAGAGGAGGCCAAAGAGACAAGGGAAGAGAACAGAGAGGTGCAGAAACAAAAACGCTTCAACAAGAAGGTCAAAG agctaCGCAGGGCGGTGAGGAGCAGCATGTGGACCAAAGACACCAGCGTTCACCAGCATCAGTACGGACCAGAGGAGGTGGTGGATGCAGAGGAGGACCTCTACAAGAAAATCTGCACCACCTGCGGACATGAACTCACATACGAGAagatgtag
- the slc24a2 gene encoding sodium/potassium/calcium exchanger 2-like isoform X3: MDFLLPIRSPDRMASSSSEPLLGNHSSCTRHHYHGVKRKLRPGRILGFIISMVAVCTFCSWSALSLVTTVAKELESSAEGSAEAAVPQRTLLQYHNLSTTPEDTPVAMKSSDMLEMNHGDYPTDYFSVEERRQGYVVFHMFGMLYMFIALAIVCDEFFVPALTVITEKLQISDDVAGATFMAAGGSAPELFTSVIGVFVSHSNVGIGTIVGSAVFNILFVIGMCALFSKEVLNLTWWPLFRDVSFYIIGLLMLIYFFLDNQITLRESISLLMCYTCYVTFMKFNAKVELVVKSLLGSNQVDELETAPKVNVPGDDENKLTAKPRLQREGSCASLHNSLMRNSIFQLMIHTLDPLSDEGMARFKEKASILHKMAKQKCKEEAANGVADKNIPNSSNVAVEVTPPMNGVAGGDEGGEEEEDEDQPLSLAWPDTTRKQLTYLFVMPIVLPLWLTLPDVRRETSEKFFPITFLGSISWIAFFSYLMVWWAHQVGETFWITEEIMGLTILAAGTSIPDLITSVIVARKGLGDMAVSSSVGSNIFDITVGLPFPWLVYNILNDFKPVEVSSNGLFCAIVLLFLMLLFVIISIAACKWRMSKFLGFLMFLLYFVFLIVSVMLEDKVIICPVTI, translated from the exons ATGGATTTCCTGCTACCCATAAGAAGTCCAGATAGGATGGCTTCCTCCAGCTCTGAGCCTCTTCTGGGCAATCACAGCAGCTGCACCAGGCACCACTACCATGGCGTCAAAAGAAAGCTGCGGCCTGGGCGGATTCTAGGTTTCATTATCAGTATGGTGGCAGTCTGCACATTCTGTTCATGGAGTGCCTTGTCGCTGGTCACAACGGTGGCCAAGGAGCTGGAATCGTCCGCCGAGGGCTCAGCGGAGGCGGCAGTGCCCCAAAGAACTCTTCTGCAGTACCACAACCTCTCCACCACACCAGAAGACACACCGGTGGCCATGAAATCATCAGATATGTTAGAGATGAACCACGGGGACTACCCAACAGACTACTTCAGCGTGGAGGAGAGACGCCAGGGCTATGTGGTTTTTCATATGTTTGGCATGTTGTACATGTTCATAGCCTTAGCCATCGTCTGTGATGAGTTCTTTGTTCCTGCGCTCACTGTCATCACAGAGAAGCTGCAGATCTCTGATGATGTAGCAGGAGCCACATTCATGGCAGCAGGTGGCTCAGCCCCAGAGCTCTTCACCTCCGTCATAGGAGTCTTCGTCTCCCACAGTAACGTTGGTATCGGTACAATTGTGGGCTCGGCCGTCTTCAACATCCTTTTTGTGATTGGGATGTGCGCCCTGTTCTCCAAAGAGGTTTTGAACCTCACCTGGTGGCCTCTGTTCAGAGACGTCTCGTTCTATATCATTGGCCTGCTCATGCTCATCTATTTCTTTCTGGATAATCAAATCACACTGAGGGAAAGTATTAGCCTGCTGATGTGCTACACCTGCTACGTGACGTTCATGAAGTTCAATGCAAAAGTAGAACTTGTCGTCAAATCCCTCCTGGGCAGCAACCAGGTGGACGAGCTGGAGACTGCACCAAAG gtaaaTGTACCTGGAGATGATGAGAACAAGCTGACG GCCAAACCAAGGCTGCAGAGGGAAGGCAGCTGCGCCTCTCTACACAACTCACTGATGAGAAACAGCATCTTCCAGCTCATGATCCACACTCTCGACCCTCTCAGTGACGAAGGTATGG CTCGTTTCAAAGAGAAGGCATCGATCCTTCACAAAATGGCCAAGCAGAAATGTAAAGAAGAAGCTGCCAACGGTGtag CTGATAAAAACATCCCCAACAGTTCAAACGTTGCAGTGGAAGTCACACCACCCATGAATGGTGTTGCGGGAGGAGACGAG ggtggtgaggaagaggaggatgaagaccAGCCTCTGAGCCTTGCCTGGCCCGACACCACCAGGAAACAGCTCACCTACCTCTTCGTCATGCCCATTGTCCTTCCACTGTGGCTCACACTACCCGACGTCAGGAGAGAG aCCTCAGAAAAGTTCTTCCCCATCACTTTCCTCGGCTCCATTTCTTGGATTGCTTTCTTCTCCTACCTTATGGTGTGGTGGGCTCACCAG GTTGGAGAAACATTCTGGATCACAGAGGAGATAATGGGTCTGACCATTTTAGCTGCTGGCACTTCAATCCCTGACCTGATCACCAGTGTAATTGTAGCCCGAAAGGGCCTTGGTGACATGGCTGTGTCCAGCTCTGTGGGCTCCAACATCTTTGATATCACTGTGGG TCTGCCGTTCCCCTGGCTCGTTTACAACATCCTCAATGACTTCAAGCCGGTGGAGGTGAGCAGCAATGGCTTGTTCTGCGCCatcgtcctcctcttcctcatgcTCCTCTTTGTCATCATCTCCATCGCGGCTTGCAAGTGGAGAATGAGCAAGTTCCTGGGCTTTTTGATGTTCCTGCTCTACTTCGTATTCCTCATTGTCAGCGTCATGCTGGAGGACAAAGTCATCATCTGTCCTGTCACCATCTGA
- the slc24a2 gene encoding sodium/potassium/calcium exchanger 2-like isoform X2 has protein sequence MDFLLPIRSPDRMASSSSEPLLGNHSSCTRHHYHGVKRKLRPGRILGFIISMVAVCTFCSWSALSLVTTVAKELESSAEGSAEAAVPQRTLLQYHNLSTTPEDTPVAMKSSDMLEMNHGDYPTDYFSVEERRQGYVVFHMFGMLYMFIALAIVCDEFFVPALTVITEKLQISDDVAGATFMAAGGSAPELFTSVIGVFVSHSNVGIGTIVGSAVFNILFVIGMCALFSKEVLNLTWWPLFRDVSFYIIGLLMLIYFFLDNQITLRESISLLMCYTCYVTFMKFNAKVELVVKSLLGSNQVDELETAPKVNVPGDDENKLTAKPRLQREGSCASLHNSLMRNSIFQLMIHTLDPLSDEARFKEKASILHKMAKQKCKEEAANGVGAAPQAQPPRNSDKNIPNSSNVAVEVTPPMNGVAGGDEGGEEEEDEDQPLSLAWPDTTRKQLTYLFVMPIVLPLWLTLPDVRRETSEKFFPITFLGSISWIAFFSYLMVWWAHQVGETFWITEEIMGLTILAAGTSIPDLITSVIVARKGLGDMAVSSSVGSNIFDITVGLPFPWLVYNILNDFKPVEVSSNGLFCAIVLLFLMLLFVIISIAACKWRMSKFLGFLMFLLYFVFLIVSVMLEDKVIICPVTI, from the exons ATGGATTTCCTGCTACCCATAAGAAGTCCAGATAGGATGGCTTCCTCCAGCTCTGAGCCTCTTCTGGGCAATCACAGCAGCTGCACCAGGCACCACTACCATGGCGTCAAAAGAAAGCTGCGGCCTGGGCGGATTCTAGGTTTCATTATCAGTATGGTGGCAGTCTGCACATTCTGTTCATGGAGTGCCTTGTCGCTGGTCACAACGGTGGCCAAGGAGCTGGAATCGTCCGCCGAGGGCTCAGCGGAGGCGGCAGTGCCCCAAAGAACTCTTCTGCAGTACCACAACCTCTCCACCACACCAGAAGACACACCGGTGGCCATGAAATCATCAGATATGTTAGAGATGAACCACGGGGACTACCCAACAGACTACTTCAGCGTGGAGGAGAGACGCCAGGGCTATGTGGTTTTTCATATGTTTGGCATGTTGTACATGTTCATAGCCTTAGCCATCGTCTGTGATGAGTTCTTTGTTCCTGCGCTCACTGTCATCACAGAGAAGCTGCAGATCTCTGATGATGTAGCAGGAGCCACATTCATGGCAGCAGGTGGCTCAGCCCCAGAGCTCTTCACCTCCGTCATAGGAGTCTTCGTCTCCCACAGTAACGTTGGTATCGGTACAATTGTGGGCTCGGCCGTCTTCAACATCCTTTTTGTGATTGGGATGTGCGCCCTGTTCTCCAAAGAGGTTTTGAACCTCACCTGGTGGCCTCTGTTCAGAGACGTCTCGTTCTATATCATTGGCCTGCTCATGCTCATCTATTTCTTTCTGGATAATCAAATCACACTGAGGGAAAGTATTAGCCTGCTGATGTGCTACACCTGCTACGTGACGTTCATGAAGTTCAATGCAAAAGTAGAACTTGTCGTCAAATCCCTCCTGGGCAGCAACCAGGTGGACGAGCTGGAGACTGCACCAAAG gtaaaTGTACCTGGAGATGATGAGAACAAGCTGACG GCCAAACCAAGGCTGCAGAGGGAAGGCAGCTGCGCCTCTCTACACAACTCACTGATGAGAAACAGCATCTTCCAGCTCATGATCCACACTCTCGACCCTCTCAGTGACGAAG CTCGTTTCAAAGAGAAGGCATCGATCCTTCACAAAATGGCCAAGCAGAAATGTAAAGAAGAAGCTGCCAACGGTGtag GAGCTGCTCCCCAGGCACAACCTCCAAGAAATT CTGATAAAAACATCCCCAACAGTTCAAACGTTGCAGTGGAAGTCACACCACCCATGAATGGTGTTGCGGGAGGAGACGAG ggtggtgaggaagaggaggatgaagaccAGCCTCTGAGCCTTGCCTGGCCCGACACCACCAGGAAACAGCTCACCTACCTCTTCGTCATGCCCATTGTCCTTCCACTGTGGCTCACACTACCCGACGTCAGGAGAGAG aCCTCAGAAAAGTTCTTCCCCATCACTTTCCTCGGCTCCATTTCTTGGATTGCTTTCTTCTCCTACCTTATGGTGTGGTGGGCTCACCAG GTTGGAGAAACATTCTGGATCACAGAGGAGATAATGGGTCTGACCATTTTAGCTGCTGGCACTTCAATCCCTGACCTGATCACCAGTGTAATTGTAGCCCGAAAGGGCCTTGGTGACATGGCTGTGTCCAGCTCTGTGGGCTCCAACATCTTTGATATCACTGTGGG TCTGCCGTTCCCCTGGCTCGTTTACAACATCCTCAATGACTTCAAGCCGGTGGAGGTGAGCAGCAATGGCTTGTTCTGCGCCatcgtcctcctcttcctcatgcTCCTCTTTGTCATCATCTCCATCGCGGCTTGCAAGTGGAGAATGAGCAAGTTCCTGGGCTTTTTGATGTTCCTGCTCTACTTCGTATTCCTCATTGTCAGCGTCATGCTGGAGGACAAAGTCATCATCTGTCCTGTCACCATCTGA